The Verrucomicrobiota bacterium genomic interval ATGGGCGTCGCCGAAGGGAAAAACCTTCCCGAGACATGGAGCAAGGATCAGAACGTGGCGTGGAAAACCGAAATTCCGGGCTATGGGTGGTCCTCACCCATCGTCTGGAACGACCGGATCTTTCTGACCTCGGTGATCAAGGATGGCGAAGTCGAAACACCCAAGAAAGGACTCTATTTCGGCGGGGAACGGCCCACCCCCTCGAAGGATCTTCATCATTGGATGGTGTATTGTGTGGACAGCCGCACGGGCAAGATACTTTGGGAAAAGCAGGTTCATGAAAGCGCGCCGCCCAGTTCTATTCACGTCAAGAACACCTACGCGTCGGAAACGCCGGTCACGGACGGCGAGCGCGTGTATGCCTGCTTCGGCAATGTCGGCGTCTTCTGTCTGGACTACGCCGGGAACGAACTGTGGTCGCACAAGCTCCCGGCCCGCAAAGTCCGCAATGGCTGGGGGACGGCCGCGTCGCCGGTGTTGCACGGCGACAGGCTCTACCTCGTGAACGACAACGAAGAGCAATCGTTCCTGCTCGCGCTGGACAAGCGGACCGGAAAGGAAGTCTGGCGCGTCCCTCGCGACGAGAAGAGCAACTGGGCGACTCCTTATATCTGGGAGAACGAGAAACGAACCGAGATCGTCACGCCGGGACGCACCCGGGTTCGGTCCTATGATTTGGAGGGACAACTCCTGTGGGAGTTGGGCGGCATGTCCTCCATCGTGATTCCAACGCCGTTTTCTAAGTTCGGGCTCCTCTACGTCTGCTCCGGCTACGTGGGGGACAAGACGCGGCCTGTGTTCGCTATTCGGCCCGGCGCTTCCGGAGATATCTCTCTCAAACCGGGAGAGACCAGCAACGAGTTCATCGCCTGGTTCCAGCCCGTGGCGGCGCCGTATAATCCATCACCACTCCTTTACAACGATTATTTCTACGTGCTGTTCGATTTCGGTTTCCTCGCCTGCCACGACGCACGGACGGGCCGGGAGTTGTTCGGCAAACAGCGCATCAACACCACAGGAACCTCCGGCTTCACCGCCTCGCCTTGGGCCTACAATGGCCGCATCTTTTGCCTGAGCGAAGACGGTGACGCGTTCGTTTTCCAGGCAGGGCCAGACTACAAACTGCTCCGAAAAAACAGCCTCGATGAAATGTGCATGGCCACACCGGCTATCGCCGCCGACAGCCTCATCATTCGGACGGCCCGACACCTTTACTGCATTCGCGATGCGGCGGCGGTTCGCTAGTGATGTGTCTCACAAATGGCTGGAGTTATGCCGCAAGGGATTTTGGCCTCCCGCGAGGCGCGAGCGACGCGCATACCTCTCGTGGGTCTGTAAGGCGTGAGCAACGAAGCAGGAGGCCAAAAGACCTGTGGCCCGAAGGGTTGCGCCGAGAACGGTCTGGGGCTGCGTGCTCCTGGGTCGCAGAGCACTGGGGCTATGCTCCCTCGTCGCGCCTTGCCCCAGGCCGTTTTGGGCGCAACATAACTCCAGCCATTTGTGAGACACATCACTAGTGCTGATCTCCTCATGCGCAGTTCGACGGTAGAGAAAGTCGGATTAGCCGGTCCGGTGCGCCGGAGCCGCCTAAAGGCGGGATTACAAACCGGCGCACATTCATGGGAAGTTTCCACGGTTTCCGAACCGGTAGGGCGAGTCCGTCCCGGCGAGCCGCTCCACGTGCTCGGAACACGTCCGAATCGGCTCGCCCTACCCGAAGGTCCATGGAGGGTTGACCGGGATTCCTGGCCGCAAGCCGCGATTGAAGCGACCCGGAAACTGGCCACGAGACTCGTATTAGTGCTTGCGCTGGCCGTGCCGATTTCCTCCTACGCGCAGCAACCCCCAGACGATTCCACAGCCAAGAAACCGTTTTATCTCCCGAAGAACCCGGTCGCCGCCGCTTACGTCCTCGGTCGCCTGTCGAACCAGGACTTGATCGAAGCGCCCCGCAGTGAGTTCGTCTATGTCGCGCTGCTGCAACGCAAAAACCTGGACAGGAAGTACCGGTTGGAAGCCTTGGATGGACTGGCCAAAGCGCGAAACACAGACACCGTGACCGAGTTGATCTCGGCGTTGGGCGAACTGGACAAGAAGGGCGAAGAGTCCGAACCGGTCCTGCGGGAATTATCCGTTTTGTTGCTGTCTCGATCGCCCGAGGAGATCTCTTCCAAGCGGTCGGCCCTGGAAAACCTCTCAACTCAAGCGCAGGGCGCGCCAACGCGGCAGATCGCGTTCGCCGGAGTCATCACGGGCGACAAATCCTTGGAGCCTCTCTGGAAAAGCGCGGAGGCCGGCAGAGCGAAACTGACGGATGTTGTCCAGGCTGCCGCGCTGGTCCGCGACGCGGCGCTTCGCGCTCAGGCCGGCCCGAAGATCACGCCGCTCTTGGATACGACTGATCAACCTGAACTGCGTCGCGCCGCCATCGCGGCGGTGGCTGCGATTCCGGGACGTGAAGCGGAGATCTTCAAGAGACTCGCCGCGATGATCCAAGCCGGAGTCGAAGTGAAAGCCGCGCTGGCCAGCCTTCCGCGCATTCCCAAGAAGCTTTGGCCCGCGGACACAGTCCCGGCGCTCGCCGAAAGAGTGCTCCAGCACCTGGGAAACGTGCCGCCCCCGGAACGGACTCAGCCGGAGTTCATCAACGCCGTGCAGTTCGCGACGGATCTCGCGTCGCTGCTTCCGGCAGAGCAGGGGAAGGCCATGAACAAGGTGCTGCGCAGCCTCGGCGTGCGAGTGATCGTCATTCGCACGCTCCACGAACAGATGCTTTACGATAAGCAGTTGATCGTGGTCGAAGCGGGCAAGCCAGTGGAAATCCTGTTTGAGAATGACGACACGATGCCCCACAACCTGGTAGTCGTCCTGCCTGGCGCCGTCGAGGAAATCGGCCTCGCCAGCGAAACGATGCCGCCGCTGCCAGACGCGCAAGGGCGGCTCTACCTCCCTGCGTCGTCCAAGGTTCTGCACGCCACGCGCCTCTTGCTGACAGGCGAAAAGGAAAAGCTCAGTTTCACTGCGCCGCAGCAACCCGCTGACTACTCCTACGTTTGCACGTTTCCAGGCCACTGGCGGCGCATGGTCGGCATCCTGAAAGTCGTGAAAGACCTGGAGGAATACCTGGCCACTCACACCGAACCGGTCGCGCCGCAAACGACGGAATGGAAAGTCAGCGACCTGGCGCCCGACCTCGAGAAACCGCGATCCGGACGAAATCTGGCGCAAGGAAAGCAATTGTTCACCGCGCTGGCCTGCGCTCAGTGCCACAAGCTTGGAACCCACGGATACGCATTCGGACCGGATTTGACCGAGGTGTTTCAACGCTGGAAAGGCGACCGCGCTGGCGTGCTGGGCGAACTGATCGAGCCTTCCAAAGTCATCAACGACCGCTATCGCAATTTCGAGTTCGAATTGAAAAACGGCGACAGCGTGATCGGCCTGATCGTGAAGGAAGACACGGCCAGTGTGACGGTTCAAACCGGAGCGTCCGATGCTTTGATCCAGACTTTGCGCAAGGCGGACATCAAAGAGCGAAAACCCCAGGCATCGTCCCTGATGCCGATGGGCCTGCTCAACCAGAGTTCAAAAGATCAGATCCTCGATCTCCTGGCGTTTCTGGAATCCGGCGGCAAGACGGAATCATCCGAACACCGGCATTGATACGGCGTGTCGGAGTGTCGGAGTGTCGGGGTAACGGAGTGGACCGCTCAGATTACTCCGACACCCCGACACCCCGACACCCCGATACCTCGATACCTCGATACCCTTATGCCCGAGGGCGTCTATGCGCTTTCACACTGTCCCGCGATGGGCAGCTCCAGCACGAACGTGGCGCCTCGGCCGAGTCCATCGCTCTGCACGCTCAGGCTGCCTCCCATTTCCTTCGCGGCGAGAGCCCCGCTGTGCAGGCCGAATCCGTGCCCGGTCTTGCGCGTGGTGAAGCCGTGTTGAAAGATGCGAGTCAGGTTTTCCGGAGCAATCCCGATCCCGTTGTCCGCAATCGAGATTTGCAGCGTCTGATCGGGGGAGTTGGCAATGCGGATTCGGATGATCTTACTCGCGGCTCCGCCCTCGACGAGCGCTTCCTTGGCATTGCGCAAGATGTTGACGAGGACTTGCAGCACCTTGTGCCGCTCGAGCAAGAGCGAGGGAAGCGTCTCGTAGTGGCGCTCCAGTTCGATGCCGTGGCGTTGGAAAGCGGCGGCGTTGATCTGCAGGGCGTCCTCCATCAACTGGGAGACCGCCAGCCTTTCGCGGAGGCCGGAAACCTGGGCGTAGCTCTGCTGCATGGCCACGATTTCCTTGATGTGCTCGACGTGGCGCATGACGGACTTCACTTCGTTGCGCACCCAGTCGTTCTCCTTGGCAAGATGTTCGGTCAACTGCGAAAGGAAGTTCGGAAAAGATTGGCCTCGGGGATCGGAAGCCAGAAAGCGAGGCAGGTCGGCCTCGTGCTCGCGGAGGAGTGCGAGCACTTGTTCCAAATCGCGCGCCCCGGAACGGCGCAGGCGATGATGGACGAGGGTGACGGAGACGTTCACGCTATTGAGCACGTTGCCGACGTTGTGGAGCACGCCGGTGGCCACTTCTGCCATCCCCGCCCGGCGGGAGATTTCCACCAGGTTTTGTTGTGCTTCCGCCAATGCGGCGTGAGCGCGTTCTTTGGCGGACATCTGCTCCTGCAACTCGCACGTGCGCTCCCGCACCCGCTGCTCCAGGGTTTGCTTGGCTTCCAGCAGCGCGTCCTGCGTGCGTTTCCGTTCGATGGCGGCCCTCAGCATGTCCGCGGCGGCCTTGAGGCTGTCGCGCTCCGCATCATTCCACTCCCGCTCCTGGTTCCATTGATCGTACCCGATTAGCCCCCACCAGGCGCCACCGATCATGATGGGCATCAGCATGAGCGACTTGACCTGCGGATCGATGACCGCGCGCTCCGCATCGCCCAACTCGCGCACGTGCGCGGACGCAAATTCGCCGCGTTGGAAGATGTCCGCCCAAGAGTCCAATCCGGCGGCGTGCCAGCTCAAGTTCCGCCACCGGGCCGGAGCCTGGCTGGGACCGCAGCCGGGGGCGATCCATGCGTAGCGTTGGCTGAAGTGCAGTGCGCCGTCCGGTCCAGGATGGTTTTCGAAGAGGTAGGCGCTGCCGACTTCTGCGGACTGCCCCAGTTTGGCCAGCACGTCGCGGATCACGGTGCGCCAGTCGTCCGTGCTCAACAGCGTCTGGGCGGCGAAACGGACACTTTCCAGAATTCGATCGCGGTGTTGCAGCGCGGCCGTCATGCGGTTGAAAGAGTGGGCCAGGCTTTCGATTTCATCGCCGCTCCGAACGTCTGCTCGCGCGAACAGGTGGCCCCGGGCGACCGCGCGAACGACTTCGTGCAAGCTGCCAATGGGCCGAACCAAGCGCCGGGCGTACCCGATGGAAGCGGCCGCGCTGATGGCCACGCAGATCATCGCAAGAACTGCGGTGCGAAAATAGACCTTCGCGATGCTGCCTTCGTACGAATCCAGGGAAAGGCCAATGTGAATCCAGCCCCACTCGATGCCGGAATAGTTGAAAGGGATCGAGTAATTGAAGACGCGCATTCCGAACATCGGCTTGAATTCGATTCCGCTCCGCTCACGGCGCTCGGCTGGACGCCAGGTTGTGTCCAGATTGCCCTGGCGCCAGCCGGAGTGGTCGCTGATGAGGGAGTACCCGTCCATGCGGACCAATACCAGGTAGCGCAGGGCCGGATCACCTTTGAGCAGTTGCAGGCAGTGATCCACCACTGTGCTGAAATCCTGAGTCACGAGCGCGCTAGCGGCCACGTCCTGCAACGAAACTGCGCTGCCGCGGCCTTTGGAATTGAGGTTTTCGATGAAAATGCGCTGCTGCTCAGGAATAATCGCCGCGACGAAGATCAGCAGGGCCAGGAGTGTGACGGACCACGCCAGCAAGGCAATTTTCAGGCCGATGCCCATGCGCTTCCAAGGACGAGTCATTCCGGTCGCCATACGCCGTCAAGGAGCGTCGTTGGAGTCGAGCGAGCCCCGGCACGGGGCGCTAAACCGGAAGCGGGGTTGAGTTCCCGATGGACCGCGATCAGACCGCGCGCCGTGTCCAATACCTGCGCGGGACATCGTTCGATCCGGTCGGCTTGGAAGAGCGTCAGGATCTGCTTGCCCGAAGCGGTTAGGTGCATCTTGAGAACTTCCGCCACAATCTCATCCTGCGGTGCGCCGCGATAATCGGGGCGCAAGAAGGTGAAGGCCGGCACTAATTCCATCGAAGCCGCCAGCGGTTTCAACTGCACCCGCAGTTGCGGGTTAAGTTCGCTCATCGTGTCGAACCCGCTCCGGGTGACGACGCAAGCGTCCTGCTGCCGGAAAAACACCGGCAACACTACCCCGGTCAGCTTCGGGGCGCTCCGGACCTGGCTGAAGTGTTGGGACGGCAAAGCCAGGCCTTGCTGCGCCAGGAGAACCTCCAGCCAGATGCCTGCCAGGGACGCGCGGACGTGGTCCAGTATCACAAGACTTCGCCCTTTCAGTTCGCCAGGACTTGAGATGCCGGATTTGACATGCACCAACAGCAGGTACTGCTCGGAGGTTTTTCCAGCGATGGAGGAGACGAGCAGGTTCGTGTTCTGAAGGTTCGGCTCCAATGCGAGATAGTCATCGGTCGTGAGCGAAACGCAATCCACTTGCTTGCTGCGGAGTGCTTCGACAATGGCGGCGCGGCTCGGATGGATGATCGGCTGGCCGTCCAGGTTGATGTTGCGTTCTTTGGCGAGGCCTTGAGCCCAGCCCCGGACGGCCGCTTGCGCGTCGTTTTCGTTCACGCCGCTGAACATGCGCGCCGAGAAGGCGAAGCGGAACGGGGGCCGGTTCGTTTCATCGGCGGAACCGAAACATCTGGCGACGAGCGCCAGCATCACCATCAACCTCGCGATCATTTGCCTTCCTTTCCGGCGCTTCGCACTCGGCTCGGCCCGTTTTTCTTGAGCAGTTCGTCGTAAGTAATTCAATCGGAGCTTCCTCGCGCGATCCAGGACCGATACCGGGTACGCGATCAATCGCTCGCCGCCTTGAAAAACCGTGAGAAGCTGCTGGCCTCGTGGTTGCTCGTGGAGCCGCTGAATGCCCTCCAGGGTCGTCGCTTTATCCGCCGGGTTCGCCATCGACCCAAAGCACAACACGGTGACGACAAACGCGGGGGACGCTGCGAGCACGCGCAGGTTTTTCCCGACCTGCGGGTTCAGTTCCACCATCGTGTCGAAGCCGCGCCGCGTCACCAGGCAAGCCTGGGCGTTGCCGAAGAATACGGGCAACACCACCGTGGACAGTTTCCGTTCCAAGGTCACTTTGGCGAACAGACCTTCTGCGCTGGGCAGGCCCTGCTCCAGCAGCAGCACGTCGAGCCACATCCGCGCCAGGCTGGTGCGCAAATTGTCGTATTCCGTCAGCAATCCCCCTCGCAACCCGGCCAGGTTCGTGACCGCGCTGCCCCGGTGAACCAGGAGCAGGAACTCCTCTCCGGGATCGGACCGACCGGGTTCGTCGAACACATGCACGCTGGCCACCTCGTCGCTGATTCGCAGATACTCCTCCGTGGTCACGCTGGCGGCATCCAACTGGCCGTTGCGCAATGCTTTTCCGACCTCCAGAACGTTGTCAAAAGTATCTATGGATTTCAGAACGATCCCCCGTTCTTTTCCGACCGATTCGATATAGACTTTCAAGGCGGCGCGACCGTCGTTCTCGTTGAGGCCTCTGAACATCCGCGTGGTCAACCCAAAACGAAGCAAGTTGCCGGTGTTTTCCCTGGGCACCTCCGCCGCCATTCCCGCCATGACCGCGGCGAAGAACATGCCTTGGAAACACCTTGTGACGGCTCGTGCTCGCCCTCGTCCTTCGTTCTCTTTCTCGCAAACCGCGTGAAATCGAGGACGATCGCATCGCTTTGTCTTCAAAACCAACGAGGCAGAATCACGCGCGAAAATCCGAAATCCGAAATCCGAAACAAAGCGAAAGCAAATCGAGAAAACTCGAAACAGGAGCGCTCCGCCGCTCGTTTGGGGATTTGCCCGTTTTCCATATTGGAATTTGTTTCGTATTCGAGCTTCGGATTTCGGGTTTCCAGAGTTGCCGAGCCTG includes:
- a CDS encoding c-type cytochrome yields the protein MRHITSADLLMRSSTVEKVGLAGPVRRSRLKAGLQTGAHSWEVSTVSEPVGRVRPGEPLHVLGTRPNRLALPEGPWRVDRDSWPQAAIEATRKLATRLVLVLALAVPISSYAQQPPDDSTAKKPFYLPKNPVAAAYVLGRLSNQDLIEAPRSEFVYVALLQRKNLDRKYRLEALDGLAKARNTDTVTELISALGELDKKGEESEPVLRELSVLLLSRSPEEISSKRSALENLSTQAQGAPTRQIAFAGVITGDKSLEPLWKSAEAGRAKLTDVVQAAALVRDAALRAQAGPKITPLLDTTDQPELRRAAIAAVAAIPGREAEIFKRLAAMIQAGVEVKAALASLPRIPKKLWPADTVPALAERVLQHLGNVPPPERTQPEFINAVQFATDLASLLPAEQGKAMNKVLRSLGVRVIVIRTLHEQMLYDKQLIVVEAGKPVEILFENDDTMPHNLVVVLPGAVEEIGLASETMPPLPDAQGRLYLPASSKVLHATRLLLTGEKEKLSFTAPQQPADYSYVCTFPGHWRRMVGILKVVKDLEEYLATHTEPVAPQTTEWKVSDLAPDLEKPRSGRNLAQGKQLFTALACAQCHKLGTHGYAFGPDLTEVFQRWKGDRAGVLGELIEPSKVINDRYRNFEFELKNGDSVIGLIVKEDTASVTVQTGASDALIQTLRKADIKERKPQASSLMPMGLLNQSSKDQILDLLAFLESGGKTESSEHRH
- a CDS encoding serine/threonine protein kinase; the protein is MKILLPFLLLASVTAGEARWPQFRGPGAMGVAEGKNLPETWSKDQNVAWKTEIPGYGWSSPIVWNDRIFLTSVIKDGEVETPKKGLYFGGERPTPSKDLHHWMVYCVDSRTGKILWEKQVHESAPPSSIHVKNTYASETPVTDGERVYACFGNVGVFCLDYAGNELWSHKLPARKVRNGWGTAASPVLHGDRLYLVNDNEEQSFLLALDKRTGKEVWRVPRDEKSNWATPYIWENEKRTEIVTPGRTRVRSYDLEGQLLWELGGMSSIVIPTPFSKFGLLYVCSGYVGDKTRPVFAIRPGASGDISLKPGETSNEFIAWFQPVAAPYNPSPLLYNDYFYVLFDFGFLACHDARTGRELFGKQRINTTGTSGFTASPWAYNGRIFCLSEDGDAFVFQAGPDYKLLRKNSLDEMCMATPAIAADSLIIRTARHLYCIRDAAAVR
- a CDS encoding phosphate/phosphite/phosphonate ABC transporter substrate-binding protein: MFFAAVMAGMAAEVPRENTGNLLRFGLTTRMFRGLNENDGRAALKVYIESVGKERGIVLKSIDTFDNVLEVGKALRNGQLDAASVTTEEYLRISDEVASVHVFDEPGRSDPGEEFLLLVHRGSAVTNLAGLRGGLLTEYDNLRTSLARMWLDVLLLEQGLPSAEGLFAKVTLERKLSTVVLPVFFGNAQACLVTRRGFDTMVELNPQVGKNLRVLAASPAFVVTVLCFGSMANPADKATTLEGIQRLHEQPRGQQLLTVFQGGERLIAYPVSVLDRARKLRLNYLRRTAQEKRAEPSAKRRKGRQMIARLMVMLALVARCFGSADETNRPPFRFAFSARMFSGVNENDAQAAVRGWAQGLAKERNINLDGQPIIHPSRAAIVEALRSKQVDCVSLTTDDYLALEPNLQNTNLLVSSIAGKTSEQYLLLVHVKSGISSPGELKGRSLVILDHVRASLAGIWLEVLLAQQGLALPSQHFSQVRSAPKLTGVVLPVFFRQQDACVVTRSGFDTMSELNPQLRVQLKPLAASMELVPAFTFLRPDYRGAPQDEIVAEVLKMHLTASGKQILTLFQADRIERCPAQVLDTARGLIAVHRELNPASGLAPRAGARSTPTTLLDGVWRPE
- a CDS encoding HAMP domain-containing protein, which gives rise to MFGMRVFNYSIPFNYSGIEWGWIHIGLSLDSYEGSIAKVYFRTAVLAMICVAISAAASIGYARRLVRPIGSLHEVVRAVARGHLFARADVRSGDEIESLAHSFNRMTAALQHRDRILESVRFAAQTLLSTDDWRTVIRDVLAKLGQSAEVGSAYLFENHPGPDGALHFSQRYAWIAPGCGPSQAPARWRNLSWHAAGLDSWADIFQRGEFASAHVRELGDAERAVIDPQVKSLMLMPIMIGGAWWGLIGYDQWNQEREWNDAERDSLKAAADMLRAAIERKRTQDALLEAKQTLEQRVRERTCELQEQMSAKERAHAALAEAQQNLVEISRRAGMAEVATGVLHNVGNVLNSVNVSVTLVHHRLRRSGARDLEQVLALLREHEADLPRFLASDPRGQSFPNFLSQLTEHLAKENDWVRNEVKSVMRHVEHIKEIVAMQQSYAQVSGLRERLAVSQLMEDALQINAAAFQRHGIELERHYETLPSLLLERHKVLQVLVNILRNAKEALVEGGAASKIIRIRIANSPDQTLQISIADNGIGIAPENLTRIFQHGFTTRKTGHGFGLHSGALAAKEMGGSLSVQSDGLGRGATFVLELPIAGQCESA